In the Tribolium castaneum strain GA2 chromosome 1, icTriCast1.1, whole genome shotgun sequence genome, one interval contains:
- the LOC656216 gene encoding transmembrane protein 104 homolog, protein MADEYSSWVGLIYVFNLIVGTGALTLPSVFAGAGWLLSTILVSLLALVSFITVTFVIETMACANATVHWRRVQSHKTDESEVPADSDSEPENTTEETAIMSINRRRKRYYNLNTKVELGEMAKLYFNKFGQLLFYVSLCIYLYGDLAIYATAVSKTIVDLTCKSYNNDTEDYSTKCSDSLNVAKIDMYRIFVAIFALSVGPFTYFKVQKTKYLQIVTTALRWSAFVIMITLACIRLSKNGQEGHPDLVHLSGVPSLIGSSIYSFMCHHSVPGLIAPFANKQHVIRQIGLDYLSICCFYLLLAMTGSFAFETLDDLYTLNFIPTESDDSGVFMEVIKYFLGAFPLFTLSTSFPIIAITLQNNLKSLFLDINVMERYNFFVRRLAFPTLAVVPPIVVAFSTHNLRTLVAFTGSYAGVLIQYIIPACLVYFARQHCARNIGNYDNKYSSPFRHVFWFTFVIGWSIFCVIFVTANFIMQEIHTK, encoded by the exons ATGGCTGATGAATATTCGTCATGG GTGGGTTTGATTtacgttttcaatttaattgtgGGCACTGGTGCCCTTACTCTCCCCTCGGTGTTTGCCGGGGCGGGATGGCTCTTAAGTACAATTTTAGTGAGTCTTTTAGCACTGGTCAGTTTCATAACAGTGACTTTTGTTATTGAAACGATGGCTTGTGCTAACGCCACAGTCCATTGGAGACGCGTCCAGTCTCACAAAactgat GAAAGTGAAGTACCTGCTGACAGTGATTCCGAACCTGAGAACACAACCGAAGAAACCGCCATTATGAGCATAAACCGTCGAAGGAAGCGCTACTATAATCTAAATACAAAGGTAGAATTAGGCGAAATGGCCAAActctattttaataaattcggCCAGTTGTTGTTTTACGTCTCACTGTGTATTTATCTATACGGTGACTTAGCTATTTACGCCACAGCCGTCTCGAAAACAATAGTGGACCTCACCTGTAAGTCGTACAATAACGATACAGAAGATTATAGTACTAAGTGTTCCGATTCGttaaatgttgcaaaaattgacATGTATCGTATATTTGTGGCCATTTTTGCGTTATCGGTTGGTCCATTCACTTATTTTAAAGtccaaaaaaccaaatatcTCCAGATTGTTACAACAGCCCTGCGATGGTCAGCGTTTGTTATAATGATCACGCTGGCGTGTATCAGATTGTCAAAAAATGGACAAGAAGGCCACCCTGATTTGGTTCATTTGAGCGGTGTTCCGAGCCTGATTGGCTCAagtatttatagttttatgTGCCATCATTCGGTTCCTGGTCTAATAGCGCCTTTTGCCAATAAGCAGCATGTTATTCGCCAAATCGGTTTGGATTATTTGTCGATCtgctgtttttatttgttgttagCAATGACTGGTTCTTTTGCGTTTGAAACTTTGGATGACTTGTATACGCTCAATTTTATTCCAACGGAATCAGACGATTCTGGCGTTTTTATGGAAGTCATAAAGTATTTTCTGGGAGCTTTTCCCTTGTTTACGCTTTCTACGAGCTTCCCAATTATCGCAATTACGCTACAGAATAATTTAAAGTCCCTGTTTCTTGATATTAACGTCATGGagagatataatttttttgtgcggAGACTAGCGTTCCCTACACTTGCGGTGGTTCCCCCGATTGTTGTGGCGTTTTCTACGCACAATTTGAGGACTTTGGTGGCGTTTACAGGCTCATATGCTGGCGTTTTAATACAGTATATTATACCAGCTTGTTTGGTGTATTTTGCTCGCCAACATTGCGCAAGAAATATCGGGAATTATGACAATAAATATTCTAGTCCATTTAGACACGTCTTTTGGTTCACTTTTGTGATAGGTTGGTCAATATTTTGCGTTATTTTTGTCACGGCCAATTTTATTATGCAGGAAAtacatacaaaatag
- the LOC656302 gene encoding DNA-binding protein SMUBP-2 has protein sequence MATITITENSKVKNKEKDLKEATTSHDLDQVLDKVKKIDNTCSFIKCKNRTNDFAIECKYCKGRFCPTHGLPEIHGCGDAVRKDERQKYLHPNVKLTQEKHSQAQTKLNMKLKQMQQERKAKQGSTSKGKKK, from the coding sequence ATGGCAACAATAACAATCACGGAAAATTCCAAAGTAAAGAACAAGGAAAAGGATTTGAAGGAAGCCACAACGTCGCACGACCTAGACCAAGTCCTAGACAAGGTCAAGAAAATTGATAACACATGTTCGttcataaaatgcaaaaatcgGACCAATGACTTCGCCATCGAGTGCAAGTACTGCAAAGGGAGGTTTTGCCCCACGCATGGGCTCCCCGAAATACACGGGTGTGGGGATGCTGTGAGGAAAGACGAGAGGCAGAAGTACTTGCACCCAAATGTGAAGTTGACGCAAGAGAAGCATTCGCAAGCACAAACTAAACTCAATATGAAACTGAAGCAAATGCAGCAGGAGAGGAAGGCAAAACAGGGGTCCACAAGTAAGGGGAAgaagaaataa